Proteins from a single region of Juglans microcarpa x Juglans regia isolate MS1-56 chromosome 5S, Jm3101_v1.0, whole genome shotgun sequence:
- the LOC121268336 gene encoding protein PHOTOPERIOD-INDEPENDENT EARLY FLOWERING 1-like isoform X2, with protein sequence MASKGPRCKLDHETRAKRQKALEAPREPLRRKTHWDHVLEEMVWLSKDFESERKWKLAQAKKVALRASRGTVDQATRGEKKMKEEEQRLRKVALNISKDVKKFWMKIEKLVLYKHQMELDEKKKKALDKQLEFLLGQTERYSTMLAENLVDTNKPVQQCTTQDQLSIKYKEVDENDESKSSTADMDEDYGTQSEDESEDDEQTIEEDEALITEEERKEELAALRNEVDLPLEELLKRYTMKKVSRESSPENGEDAAEPLSRESTPEMDGDESEPTPMWEDHGKGKGNNLSAVNEIDAIATGRHCVESNDGLSVSEKYLLETETCQATDPLEVSGELAKDHFLYDFHDEQEDVDFVLAAGEEKDDEATLSQEEELAKADSSNPMDEIALLQKESEIPVEELLARYKKGFDDEEVTDDESNDASALSDNLGDSPAHEGIELKQQAINMDEDVKTGDYQPVVHSPVEEQEAGSLEKTEGRDSENKIADAAAAARSAQPTGNTFSTTKVRTKFPFLLRHPLREYQHIGLDWLVTMYEKRLNGILADEMGLGKTIMTISLLAHLAIEKGIWGPHLIVVPTSVMLNWETEFLKWCPAFKILTYFGSAKERKYKRQGWLKPNSFHVCITTYRLVIQDSKVFKRKKWKYLILDEAHLIKNWKSQRWQTLLNFNSKRRILLTGTPLQNDLMELWSLMHFLMPHVFQSHQEFKDWFSNPISGMVEGQEKVNKEVVDRLHNVLRPFILRRLKRDVEKQLPMKHEHVIYCRLSKRQRNLYEDFIASTETQATLASANFFGMISVIMQLRKVCNHPDLFEGRPIVSSFDMGGIDIQLSSSICLMLSPDPFSNVDLRGLGFLFTHLDFRMTSWEGDELKAIATPSSLIKERVDLYNVEESGSGFKHKKRLHGTNFFEEIHKAIMEERLREAKERAAAIAWWNSLRCEKKPMYSRTLREIVTIEHPVYDINRLKANPLSYIYSSKVADIVLSPVERFQRMLDLVESFMFAIPAARAPPPVSWCSKSGTSVLLHPTNKQKLSEILSPLLLPIRPAVVRSQVYFPDRRLIQFDCGKLQELAILLRKLKSEGHRALIFTQMTKMLDILEAFINLYGYTYMRLDGSTQPEERQTLLQRFNTNPKIFLFILSTRSGGVGINLIGADTVIFYDSDWNPAMDQQAQDRCHRIGQTREVHIYRLISELTIEENILKKANKKRALDDLVIQSGGYNTEFFKKLDPMELFSGHRSPTIKNLQKEKNNNNGNEVSVSNADVEAALKCAEDEADYMALKKVEEEEAVDNQEFTEEAIGRLEDDDFVNEDDLKVDEPVDLGGWITTSNKETGVTLNGSNPSEERTPALTSKEDDVDMLADVKQMAAAAAAAGQAISSFENQLRPIDRYAIRFLEFWDPIIDKAAVESQARFEETEWELDRLERYKEEMEAEIDEDEEPLVYERWDSDFATEAYRQQVEALAQHQLMAELECEAKEKEDAEDDKCDSTKNEMPGDPKIKSKKKPKKAKFKSLKKGSLASELKPAEEETSSEPISMDDEIICHEVVTSSEIVSPSLVWKKRKNAESALNVEEGKMLKKKSKKLKKPPTEQCPSDLDSKLSGMRHDERLYSRPCDSLPDIEQKPASRSRMGGKVSITTMPVKRVITIKPEKLKKANIWSRECVPSPDFWLPQEDAILCAVVHEYGPHWSLVSETLYGMTAGGSYRGRYRHPVHCCERFRELIQRYVLSAPDNPNTEKVSSTGSGKALLKVTEDNIRLLLDVAAEQPDTELLLQKHLTALLSSVWKVTSRIDCRPSLSSSSNGLYFGGRFFTYSVSQISQNSTREPVERMKFTNLGQSRKMLAAALHDAYHRQPDERVSLPNQGSDMSTITEQLEITLEFQKEKVDSMVPLPSVISLSICGEDPPSVSKGTGDDHLKAFRNMAEKRCRASAKACVEDNLGWASSVFPINDVRARSVSKLPSLGKHKHSISDSMKPSKSKFKRTSTVQHGEIPHLIAEPLLEPLPGAVPSDSSVRFDPFQPINLDVGKDNVESNLPTDMDTELSMEMENFEVVPHLYVPGLISGLEDCPFLPEYTDIG encoded by the exons GCACTTGAAGCTCCCAGAGAACCTCTACGCCGAAAAACTCATTGGGATCATGTTTTAGAAGAGATGGTTTGGTTATCAAAG GACTTCGAGTcagagagaaaatggaaattGGCTCAAGCAAAGAAGGTTGCTTTAAGAGCGAGCAGGGGCACCGTAGATCAGGCTACtaggggagaaaagaaaatgaag GAAGAGGAGCAGCGGTTAAGAAAAGTTGCACTTAATATCTCAAAGGACGTGAAGAAATTCTGgatgaaaatagaaaaactg GTGCTTTACAAGCATCAGATGGAGCttgatgagaagaagaaaaaggcacTTGATAAGCAACTTGAGTTTCTTTTGGGCCAAACCGAGAG GTACTCAACAATGTTAGCAGAAAATCTCGTTGATACTAATAAACCAGTGCAACAATGTACTACACAAGATCAACTGAGTATTAAATACAAAGAAGTGGATGAAAATGATG AATCTAAGTCAAGTACTGCGGATATGGATGAAGATTACGGTACACAATCTGAAGACGAGTCG GAAGATGATGAGCAGACAATTGAGGAAGATGAAGCCCTCATaactgaagaagaaagaaaagaagaattggCAGCTTTGCGCAATGAAGTGGATCTTCCACTTGAGGAGCTACTCAAACGTTATACCATGAAGAAAG TGAGCAGAGAAAGTAGTCCAGAAAATGGTGAAGATGCAGCTGAACCACTTAGCAGAGAAAGTACTCCAGAAATGGATGGAGATGAGTCTGAACCAACACCCATGTGGGAAGATCATGGAAAGG GCAAAGGAAATAATCTTTCTGCTGTCAATGAGATTGATGCCATAGCCACTGGTCGTCATTGT GTTGAAAGTAATGATGGGTTATCCGtttcagaaaaatatttgttagaaaCTGAAACATGTCAAGCTACTGATCCATTAGAAGTTTCTGGGGAATTGGCCAAAGATCATTTTCTATATGATTTTCATGATGAACAG GAAGATGTTGACTTTGTTCTTGCTGCTGGGGAAGAAAAG GATGATGAGGCAACCTTGTCGCAGGAGGAGGAACTGGCAAAAGCAGATTCAAGCAATCCCATGGATGAG ATTGCATTACTGCAAAAGGAGAGTGAAATACCTGTGGAAGAATTGCTTGCAAGGTATAAAAAG GGATTTGATGACGAAGAAGTTACAGATGATGAATCCAATGATGCATCTGCTTTATCAGACAATCTCGGGGATTCTCCAGCTCATGAAGGCATTGAACTTAAGCAGCAGGCCATTAATATGGATGAAGATGTGAAAACTGGTGATTATCAGCCAGTTGTGCATTCTCCTGTAGAAGAGCAGGAAGCAGGATCCCTTGAAAAAACAGAAGGAAGGGATAGTGAGAATAAAATTGCCGATGCAGCTGCAGCTGCAAGATCAGCACAACCCACAGGGAATACCTTTTCCACAACCAAAGTGCGCACTAAGTTCCCATTTCTTCTGAGGCATCCTCTTCGTGAGTATCAACATATTGGCTTGGATTGGCTTGTTACAATGTATGAGAAAAGACTGAATGGGATTCTAGCTGATGAAATGGGGCTTGGAAAGACGATTATGACAATCTCCCTTCTTGCACACCTAGCAATTGAAAAGGGAATATGGGGCCCTCATCTCATTGTTGTCCCCACAAGTGTTATGCTCAATTGGGAGACTGAGTTTCTGAAATGGTGTCCTGCTTTTAagattttaacttattttggaagtgcaaaagagagaaaatataagAGGCAAGGCTGGTTGAAACCAAATTCGTTTCATGTATGCATAACCACGTACAGACTGGTTATTCAAGATTCAAAAGTTTTCAAGCGAAAGAAGTggaaatatttgattttagatGAAGCCCATCTGATTAAAAACTGGAAGTCACAAAGATGGCAAACTCTTTTGAACTTCAATTCAAAACGACGTATTTTATTAACTGGGACACCACTGCAGAATGATCTCATGGAACTCTGGTCTCTAATGCATTTTCTGATGCCCCACGTCTTTCAATCTCATCAGGAATTCAAGGATTGGTTCAGTAATCCAATATCAGGAATGGTTGAGGGACAGGAGAAAGTAAATAAAGAAGTTGTCGATCGTCTTCATAATGTCCTCCGTCCTTTCATACTTCGTCGGTTGAAACGAGATGTGGAGAAGCAGCTGCCTATGAAACATGAACATGTCATTTACTGTAGACTTTCAAAGAGGCAGCGTAACTTGTATGAAGACTTTATTGCTAGCACAGAAACACAAGCTACTCTTGCCAGTGCAAACTTTTTTGGGATGATCAGTGTTATCATGCAACTTCGCAAAGTTTGCAATCATCCTGATTTATTTGAGGGTCGTCCAATTGTCAGTTCTTTTGATATGGGTGGTATTGACATCcaattgagttcttctatttGTTTGATGCTTTCACCCGACCCGTTTTCTAATGTAGACCTTAGGGGTTTGGGATTTTTATTTACTCATCTTGATTTTAGGATGACTTCTTGGGAGGGTGATGAATTGAAGGCCATTGCTACCCCCTCAAGTTTAATCAAGGAGCGCGTCGACTTGTACAATGTAGAAGAAAGTGGGTCTggatttaaacataaaaaaaggtTGCATGGAACCAATTTTTTTGAAGAGATCCATAAGGCAATCATGGAGGAGAGACTGAGAGAAGCAAAGGAACGGGCTGCTGCTATTGCGTGGTGGAATTCCTTGAGGTGCGAGAAGAAACCCATGTACTCAAGGACACTAAGGGAAATTGTAACAATAGAGCATCCTGTTTATGATATTAATCGTCTGAAGGCCAACCCTTTATCCTACATTTACTCCTCAAAGGTCGCTGACATTGTCCTCTCACCAGTGGAACGCTTCCAGAGAATGTTGGACCTTGTTGAAAGTTTCATGTTTGCAATACCAGCTGCACGAGCCCCGCCACCCGTTTCTTGGTGCAGTAAATCGGGGACATCTGTGCTTCTGCACCCAACTAATAAGCAGAAACTTTCAGAAATTTTATCACCCCTTCTATTACCTATAAGACCTGCAGTTGTCCGGAGTCAAGTATATTTCCCAGACAGGCGACTTATACAGTTTGACTGTGGTAAATTGCAGGAGCTTGCAATTTTGCTCAGGAAATTAAAATCAGAAGGTCATCGAGCATTAATATTCACCCAAATGACGAAGATGCTCGATATCTTGGAAGCTTTCATTAATTTGTATGGTTACACTTACATGCGTTTAGATGGATCCACTCAGCCAGAGGAGAGACAGACCTTATTGCAACGCTTTAATACAAATCCaaaaatctttcttttcatCTTGTCAACTCGTAGTGGGGGTGTTGGTATCAACCTAATTGGGGCAGATACTGTTATCTTTTATGACAGTGACTGGAATCCTGCAATGGATCAACAGGCCCAGGATCGATGCCACCGGATTGGACAGACACGTGAAGTTCATATTTATCGATTAATCAGTGAGCTCacaattgaagaaaatattttaaagaaagcaaataaaaaacgTGCACTCGATGATCTTGTAATACAAAGTGGAGGGTACAACACTGAGTTCTTCAAAAAGCTTGATCCTATGGAACTTTTCTCCGGTCATCGATCACCTACCATCAAGAATttgcaaaaggaaaagaataacAACAATGGAAATGAGGTTTCTGTATCTAATGCGGATGTGGAAGCTGCTTTGAAATGTGCTGAGGATGAAGCAGATTACATGGCATTGaagaaagttgaagaagaagaagccgtGGACAACCAGGAGTTTACAGAAGAAGCCATTGGAAGGTTGGAAGATGATGATTTTGTAAATGAAGATGATCTGAAGGTTGATGAGCCTGTAGATCTGGGTGGCTGGATCACAACATCAAATAAAGAAACTGGGGTGACATTAAATGGGAGTAATCCTAGCGAAGAGAGAACTCCTGCTCTTACTAGTAAAGAAGATGATGTTGACATGCTGGCTGATGTCAAACAAatggcagcagcagcagcagctgctGGACAAGCAATCTCGTCCTTTGAGAATCAGCTACGTCCAATAGATCGATATGCAATTCgttttctagaattttgggaTCCCATTATAGACAAGGCTGCAGTAGAATCTCAAGCTAGGTTTGAGGAGACAGAATGGGAATTGGACCGCCTTGAGAGGTACAAGGAAGAAATGGAAGCTGagattgatgaagatgaggaacCCCTCGTATATGAGA GGTGGGATTCTGATTTTGCTACTGAGGCTTATCGGCAGCAAGTTGAGGCCTTGGCTCAACACCAG TTAATGGCAGAGCTGGAATGTGAAGCTAAAGAGAAGGAAGATGCGGAGGATGACAAATGTGATTCTACGAA GAATGAAATGCCAGGTGAtcccaaaatcaagtcaaaaaAGAAGCCAAAGAAAGCCAAGTTCAAGTCTCTGAAGAAGGGATCTTTAGCGTCTGAACTGAAGCCTGCGGAAGAAGAGACATCATCAGAACCTATATCAATGGATGATGAGATTATTTGTCATGAGGTGGTCACCTCTTCAGAAATTGTTTCACCATCACTTGTGTGGAAAAAACGTAAGAACGCCGAATCTGCTTTGAATGTTGAAGAAGGAAAGATGTTGAAAAAGAAGTCTAAGAAACTCAAGAAGCCTCCCACTGAACAATGTCCTTCAGATTTAGATTCCAAATTGTCAGGTATGCGGCATGATGAACGTTTATATTCAAGACCATGTGATAGTTTGCCTGATATTGAGCAAAAACCAGCAAGCAGGAGTAGGATGGGAGGAAAAGTATCCATTACTACCATGCCAGTAAAGCGGGTCATAACGATAAAACCAGAGAAACTAAAGAAGGCAAATATTTGGTCGAGAGAGTGTGTTCCATCTCCTGATTTTTGGTTGCCACAGGAGGATGCAATATTATGTGCTGTGGTACATGAATATGGCCCTCATTGGAGCTTGGTTAGTGAAACTTTGTATGGGATGACTGCTGGTGGGTCTTACAGGGGAAGATATCGCCATCCTGTCCATTGTTGTGAGAGGTTTagagaactcatccagagataTGTTTTGTCTGCACCCGACAATCCTAATACCGAAAAGGTCAGCAGTACAGGCTCTGGAAAGGCTCTTCTCAAAGTAACGGAG GATAACATTCGATTGCTTTTAGACGTTGCTGCTGAGCAGCCAGATACAGAGTTACTCCTTCAGAAGCACTTAACTGCCCTGCTTTCTTCTGTCTGGAAGGTGACATCACGTATTGACTGCAGACCGAGTCTCTCGTCATCCAGTAATGGTCTCTATTTTGGCGGAAGGTTTTTTACTTATTCTGTTAGCCAGATTTCTCAGAATTCCACGCGGGAACCTGTAGAAAGGATGAAATTCACAAATTTAGGTCAGAGTAGAAAGATGTTAGCAGCTGCACTCCATGATGCCTATCATAGACAACCGGATGAGAGAGTCTCCCTTCCCAACCAGGGGAGTGACATGTCAACCATTACGGAACAATTGGAGATTACACTGGAATTCCAGAAAGAAAAGGTGGACTCCATGGTTCCTTTGCCATCTGTTATCAGTTTATCAATATGTGGGGAAGATCCTCCATCTGTAAGCAAGGGTACTGGAGATGATCATCTAAAAGCTTTCAGAAATATGGCTGAGAAGCGTTGCAG GGCTTCTGCAAAAGCTTGTGTTGAAGATAACCTGGGATGGGCATCTTCTGTATTCCCAATAAATGACGTCAGGGCTAGATCCGTATCCAAGTTACCATCATTGGGCAAGCACAAGCATTCCATATCTGACTCGATGAAACCTTCGAAATCAAAGTTTAAAAGAACCTCAACGGTGCAGCATGGTGAGATACCCCACCTTATTGCCGAGCCACTGCTGGAACCGTTGCCAGGAGCTGTACCAAGTGATTCTAGTGTAAGGTTTGACCCGTTTCAACCTATCAACCTGGACGTTGGGAAGGACAATGTGGAAAGTAATTTACCGACTGACATGGATACGGAGCTTTCAATGGAAATGGAGAATTTTGAGGTGGTACCGCATCTCTATGTTCCAGGATTAATCTCTGGTCTCGAGGATTGTCCATTTTTGCCTGAGTATACTGACATTGGCTGA